The following are from one region of the Trichoderma breve strain T069 chromosome 5, whole genome shotgun sequence genome:
- a CDS encoding ARID/BRIGHT DNA binding domain-containing protein, whose protein sequence is MAELLRYTQEWHQQQQDIHPSDYIEETAEHNEIAELSSSLLALFKEIVLALSNHARIPGDARINIERSCSALILWSDGFGITQGRLNETFNKSRKLRYTTLKNLLHIGRVLTERLVPAVNISSEKIKVLCSNVELNIEAAAGLIAEESCRQSDDSSSDAASNFSDDDIYEIAEDLKTDTLVLSGLDPLLKHPIFDAQHEHIIESHALSTWGPEKSYSDKIGNRFPRADVSLTLYLGRANYERFLRCQEAREYQEEEEPLPIVNQEAGTHAGTIITNTKFHDSGVGTSIALTMSYAETTMSYNHDGQSVRIPPLPKEAKAGSPFICIACGRTVIITNNSAWKQHIYLDLQPYMCLDLSCPYSSSTFESRDKWIAHLALDHEMEPKWASAECPLCREETGNGKIAITKHHSKHLEEVSLSALPVEVDSDAESENSPESSDANYSLDEGAYVDKLKTGRNQTAQSEAKGGALQKASKILTASEAENVAAQLKKTQQNIEEMVRKKEGTSKMAKLLSPIKFTDAVGRRFNFPVHLCYTWQEMDHLIKQAFSQVDILGPRVQAGHYDLTGPDGNIILPSVWEETVEPGLHITMTMWLVDKGLLASIGLKESEQSPDEGNSEKDNSFQNNTPSKRQQGVQHSEDVQAARIIRMSGQNFFNTVKTYFKDQPDKFTRFRVILADITTTEWVPEAWQRSCFECRVAEAECDAKSPDPCTRCRLKKLSCAVQFATVSRQHTFVNGDQIRQGITNIGRLCDGYPSFMHELNSVMPTGYQVEVLDALTVRLFEPHNKQSTIQIGISEPAIMGLNTQDGLDTEPNQQGKSMSEALSRPTLADRNSSEDAMMEQEESCSQQSFQQHRENMMSADLTSISAHYFNEPQAQMGAPPSQTSGIPQAQLQALQAMQASSPAMRNGVPSTIGVQISSLEEQFRSKDSNLSPEQLRRLAIEHLTRAMMAKQQSAMNAAAGGQIGLDKNNTPKLAYAELNKTVESYVDKVEQRFIGSPRISGQLLEVLLDAQNGTRSTENAYMVAKELFGMNSDLLDEFQKELTKLNVDLLQRRQSELNDISEAPDEASITVIDDSNQDGEVRVVVGNKGDSNNPDEPQSCLCNRGSVGIMIRCDNVDGCKYKWFHLECVGLTVAPSSKEKWYCPDCRGHVNIEEKTDIDLQVLPPDPTNPKVAMDTEPSTGEGSTDILFGTQANLDYLEGLAKFHKQQGNNLNRLPYVDKKPVDVYRLKNLVESRGGFDKVCKSKEWAEIAKDLGYSGRIMSSLSTSLKNSFLQWLSPYEEYLRAAKPGDDHQLEEERVNPRNKGKEIPSIGWINYDSPNPDIYIWPPEPDVSGEDESELAGSSSAPPPLPPPVMEATNPFTDRVKSSNDPELSSPSSDRRGLFDGEYTGHEPFLARPRPDTYTKQLPPISGVSEASNSAEGDSSEKFVLSPNPFLSSFGSGDATLPCEAEPQEQQICLQRFKSNKQRNRHYWAFHNDYAKQRGIQDPIECTICGSIFIRREYLKRHIKDRHFIHEEHGTVGQDAVRASSEELTDLDDKDFTDLGPDAVNAVAAEARGLPDERDREFFHAKVGAQVAQESAMQDKNVSPNDEYMQAQAQAQALYHGQPSAAHNDDFIIKAPSVSSQIAFLENGLSPKIWTGTHFLPRFIRAAEVPGEGMCYFYDDGSHCKTVIDGEVVNAHWGVTKEGKPRKRLAIACITCREKKTKCDPDYPRCVQCEKYGRVCKFKNAPKGGNIPLPSTSSIELDDGGDLRRSISDVRSPGSPSSRAGMQPVIKIPGTLIEYDGSDFHVTVSTNSAVGAGPGSGMPGGDKESTVYQAQAQAQDQARGPQQADDDSTLQGEIQARGRRIIWDRLMEVAAEQFSDPENVP, encoded by the exons ATGGCAGAACTTCTTCGATATACCCAGGAATGGcaccaacagcaacaggATATCCACCCCAGTGACTACATCGAAGAGACTGCCGAGCATAATGAGATTGCCGAGCTCTCCTCAAGCTTACTGGCTCTCTTTAAAGAAATCGTTCTCGCATTATCGAACCACGCCAGGATCCCTGGGGACGCTCGGATAAATATTGAACGCAGTTGCAGTGCTCTGATTCTGTGGTCGGATGGCTTTGGAATCACCCAGGGCCGTCTGAATGAGACGTTCAACAAGTCACGCAAACTCCGTTATACAACTCTCAAGAATTTATTGCATATTGGACGTGTACTTACCGAAC GCTTAGTACCTGCGGTGAATATCTCGTCggagaaaataaaagtattGTGTTCCAACGTTGAGTTAAATAttgaagcagcagcgggTCTCATAGCTGAAGAATCCTGTCGACAAAGTGATGATTCTTCCAGTGATGCAGCCTCTAACTTCTCAGACGATGATATTTATGAGATTGCAGAGGACCTCAAGACCGATACTCTCGTTCTATCCGGCCTGGACCCTTTGTTGAAGCACCCGATATTCGACGCTCAGCATGAACATATCATCGAAAGCCATGCTCTCTCTACCTGGGGTCCTGAAAAGAGCTATTCCGATAAGATTGGGAACAGATTCCCTCGCGCAGATGTTTCTCTTACTCTATATCTCGGTAGAGCTAACTATGAACGCTTTCTGCGGTgccaagaagcaagagaatatcaggaagaagaagagccccTGCCTATTGTCAATCAAGAAGCGGGAACCCATGCAGGGACAATAATCACCAACACCAAATTCCATGATTCCGGCGTCGGCACATCCATAGCATTAACTATGTCCTACGCAGAAACCACAATGAGTTACAATCACGACGGCCAGTCTGTACGCATTCCACCACTCCCgaaagaagccaaggcaggCTCGCCTTTTATTTGCATTGCCTGTGGTCGTACGGTAATTATTACCAACAACTCTGCGTGGAA ACAGCATATATACCTTGACCTTCAACCGTACATGTGTTTAGATCTATCATGTCCCTATAGCAGCAGTACCTTTGAAAGTCGCGATAAGTGGATTGCTCACCTAGCGCTGGACCACGAGATGGAGCCTAAATGGGCATCTGCGGAGTGTCCTCTTTGTAGAGAAGAAACAGGCAACGGAAAGATTGCCATTACCAAGCATCATTCTAAACATCTTGAAGAGGTATCGCTATCAGCTCTACCTGTTGAAGTCGACTCGGACGCAGAGTCCGAGAATAGCCCCGAGTCCAGCGATGCCAATTACTCTCTCGATGAGGGAGCCTATG TGGACAAACTCAAGACCGGAAGGAATCAAACGGCCCAATCTGAGGCAAAAGGAGGGGCGTTGCAAAAAGCTTCTAAGATTCTAACTGCTTCAGAGGCAGAGAATGTGGCTGCACAATTAAAGAAGACTCAACAGAATATTGAAGAAATGGtcaggaaaaaagaagggacTTCTAAAATGGCAAAATTATTATCTCCGATCAAGTTTACAGATGCCGTTGGTCGAAGGTTTAACTTTCCCGTTCATTTATGCTATACCTGGCAG GAAATGGATCATCTGATAAAGCAGGCATTCTCACAGGTTGACATTCTGGGACCCCGCGTCCAAGCGGGCCATTATGATTTAACTGGACCTGATGGAAACATTATTCTTCCTTCTGTGTGGGAGGAGACGGTTGAGCCAGGTCTGCATATTACGATGACCATGTGGCTAGTCGATAAAGGACTATTGGCAAGCATCGGACTGAAAGAGTCTGAACAGTCCCCTGACGAAGGTAATAGCGAGAAGGATAACTCATTCCAGAATAACACCCCTTCAAAG CGACAACAAGGAGTTCAACATTCGGAGGATGTCCAAGCTGCTCGAATAATTCGAATGAGCGGCCAAAACTTCTTCAACACGGTAAAGACATATTTCAAGGACCAACCCGATAAATTCACCAGATTTCGTGTCATTTTGGCTGATATAACAACAACTGAATGGGTCCCTGAAGCATGGCAACGGTCATGCTTCGAATGCAGGGTGGCAGAG GCCGAATGTGACGCCAAATCTCCTGATCCATGTACAAGATGCCGCCTCAAGAAACTTTCTTGTGCTGTTCAATTTGCTACGGTATCTCGGCAACATACATTCGT CAATGGTGACCAAATACGCCAAGGTATTACCAACATTGGCCGGCTATGTGATGGGTATCCTTCTTTTATGCACGAGCTCAACAGCGTAATGCCGACCGGCTATCAGGTCGAGGTTCTTGATGCGTTAACAGTGCGGCTGTTTGAGCCTCATAATAAGCAATCTACTATCCAAATTGGCATATCAGAACCTGCTATCATGGGCCTTAATACTCAGGATGGTCTGGATACGGAACCCAACCAGCAGGGCAAGAGTATGTCGGAAGCTCTCAGTCGGCCTACGCTTGCAGATCGGAACAGCTCtgaagatgccatgatgGAACAAGAGGAATCATGTAGCCAGCAATCCTTCCAACAACATAGAGAGAATATGATGAGTGCTGACCTGACGTCTATATCAGCTCACTATTTTAATGAACCTCAAGCCCAAATGGGCGCTCCACCGTCGCAAACGAGCGGCATCCCACAAGCTCAGTTGCAGGCTTTGCAAGCAATGCAAGCCTCATCGCCCGCTATGCGAAACGGAGTCCCCTCTACTATCGGTGTACAGATTAGCTCTTTGGAAGAGCAATTTAGGAGTAAGGACTCTAATCTTTCGCCTGAACAGCTTCGCCGCCTTGCTATCGAGCATTTAACTAGagccatgatggcaaagcAGCAAAGCGCTATGAATGCCGCTGCCGGTGGACAGATTGGCCTTGATAAAAATAACACACCAAAGCTGGCTTATGCTGAGCTCAACAAGACCGTCGAGAGTTATGTGGATAAGGTTGAG CAACGTTTCATTGGCAGCCCTCGCATATCCGGCCAACTTCTCGAAGTTCTTCTAGATGCCCAGAATGGCACTCGTTCCACAGAAAACGCTTACATGGTGGCCAAAGAACTGTTTGGCATGAACTCGGATCTGTTGGATGAGTTCCAAAAGGAGCTTACCAAGCTTAATGTAGACCTCCTACAAAGACGCCAAAGCGAACTAAATGATATCTCTGAAGCCCCCGATGAAGCTTCCATAACAGTTATAGATGACAGCaaccaagatggagaggtgAGGGTAGTGGTGGGGAACAAAGGCGATTCAAACAACCCAGATGAACCGCAGTCCTGCCTCTGCAACAGAGGAAGCGTTGGTATCATGATCCGATGCGATAATGTTGAC GGCTGCAAATATAAATGGTTCCATTTGGAATGTGTAGGCCTTACTGTTGCTCCCTCATCAAAGGAGAAATGGTATTGTCCTGATTGTCGTGGCCATGTCAATATCGAAGAGAAGACGGATATTGATCTACAAGTGCTTCCACCCGATCCAACAAACCCCAAAGTTGCAATGGACACTGAA CCGTCAACCGGAGAAGGCA GTACAGATATTCTCTTCGGTACACAAGCCAATCTTGATTATTTAGAGGGGCTTGCCAAGTTTCACAAGCAGCAAGGGAATAACTTGAATCGTTTGCCATATGTCGATAAAAAGCCCGTCGACGTTTATCGCCTAAAGAATCTAGTTGAATCCAGAGGCGGATTTGACAAGGTGTGCAAGTCGAAGGAGTGGGCCGAGATTGCGAAAGATCTCGGCTACAGCGGCAGGATCATGTCGTCCTTGTCTACGTCGCTCAAGAATTCGTTCTTGCAATGGCTCTCCCCGTACGAAGAGTATCTGCGTGCGGCAAAGCCTGGAGATGATCaccagcttgaagaagagcgtgTCAACCCTAGAAACAAAGGGAAGGAAATACCATCAATTGGTTGGATCAACTATGACTCTCCTAATCCAGACATTTACATTTGGCCACCCGAACCGGATGTTTCTGGTGAGGATGAAAGCGAACTAGCCGGGTCTTCGAGCGCTCCACCACCTCTGCCGCCTCCAGTCATGGAAGCAACTAACCCTTTCACCGATCGTGTGAAAAGCAGCAATG ATCCTGAATTGTCATCACCCTCCAGCGATAGGCGGGGGTTATTTGACGGGGAATATACCGGTCATGAGCCATTTCTGGCTCGTCCCAGACCCGACACCTATACCAAGCAATTGCCACCTATCTCCGGTGTTTCGGAGGCTAGCAATTCGGCCGAGGGTGACAGTTCCGAGAAATTCGTCCTTTCACCAAACCCGTTCCTTAGCTCATTTGGCTCAGGGGACGCAACCCTGCCATGTGAGGCAGAACCTCAGGAACAGCAAATCTGCCTCCAAAGATTTAAATCCAACAAGCAGCGAAATAGACACTACTGGGCATTTCACAATGACTATGCAAAGCAGCGAGGTATTCAAGACCCAATTGAGTGTACAATCTGTGGCTCGATATTTATTAGGCGAGAATATCTCAAAAGACACATTAAAGATCGCCATTTCATTCATGAGGAGCATGGAACGGTCGGCCAAGATGCAGTGCGAGCGTCCAGCGAAGAACTGACAGACCTCGATGACAAGGACTTTACGGATCTGGGGCCCGATGCTGTTAATGCCGTGGCAGCAGAGGCTCGTGGCTTACCCGATGAAAGGGATCGAGAGTTCTTCCATGCCAAAGTAGGAGCGCAGGTTGCCCAGGAATCCGCCATGCAAGACAAAAACGTTTCACCAAATgacgagtacatgcaggcACAAGCGCAAGCGCAAGCCCTGTATCATGGTCAACCCTCGGCAGCTCACAATGAtgatttcatcatcaaagctCCTTCAGTCTCTTCTCAGATTGCATTTTTGGAAAATGGCTTGAGTCCGAAAATCTGGACCGGCACGCATTTTCTTCCGAGATTTATACGGGCAGCAGAAGTGCCCGGCGAAGGCATGTGCTATTTCTACGACGACGGAAGTCACTGTAAAACGGTTATTGATGGCGAGGTTGTAAACGCCCACTGGGGCGTGACAAAAGAGGGCAAGCCTCGCAAGCGGCTGGCCATTGCATGCATAACTtgcagagagaagaagactaAGTGTGATCCAGACTATCCACGATGCGTCCAATGCGAGAAATATGGCCGTGTTTGTAAGTTTAAAAATGC ACCTAAAGGGGGCAATATCCCTTTGCCATCGACGTCTTCGATCGAGCTcgatgatggcggcgacCTACGGCGTTCAATTAGCGATGTAAGGTCTCCCGGATCCCCATCATCCCGAGCCGGAATGCAGCCTGTCATTAAGATTCCTGGTACCCTGATCGAGTACGACGGAAGCGATTTTCATGTCACCGTCAGCACCAACTCCGCAGTCGGAGCCGGACCTGGCTCAGGAATGCCCGGCGGTGACAAGGAAAGCACCGTCTACCAGGCACAAGCTCAGGCTCAGGATCAGGCACGAGGACCTCAGCAAGCAGATGACGATTCTACCCTACAAGGGGAAATACAGGCCCGTGGTCGCCGCATTATCTGGGATCGCCTGATGGAAGTTGCAGCAGAACAATTTAGCGATCCTGAGAACGTACCATAG
- a CDS encoding major facilitator superfamily domain-containing protein: MEAYRQYTSLGKRLEAQLHRTRAANNTTTTPTPNEAPADVDLEAISSSSTDIEDNASQLEPIDRPLSKIGTNLAAALTGPNDPLNPRNWSLTKRVFCTLNVGIIALVVGMAASIDSAVISRAAQEFGVSEVAEALATGLFLAGFGFGALIAGPMSETVGRNPVYFGSLAIYMLFIMGAGLSKNLGGQLVCRFFAGFFGESPLSTVGGSISDLWDPMNRLIAFPIFATAGLMGPIMGPIVGGWISQSHDVSWRWTEWVTIIVSGALLISLLLFQPETYEPILLQWKASHLRRLTGDKRYVSAAEIQHVTFSARMLTAVKRPFIMTIQEPTIMLWTGYLTVVYLMLFGFLDGYTFVFQKTYNLSDGITGILFIGIGVGLVLSSATLTPLLYRWAKQEFAKLQAEKPGENARIPPEFFLWYALIGAPAIPISFFWMGWTAYPHISIWSPILASVLFGFGIFSVFVSTYMYLIDTYEVYAASALTMITLVRYVASGGMIEISIPMYKNLGIHWALTMLGLIALVFTTVPYAFYRFGPWIRSKRYDIFIVKSLCERALDILTR; this comes from the exons ATGGAAGCTTATCGCCAGTATACCTCATTGGGCAAACGCCTAGAAGCCCAGCTCCATCGAACTCGAGCAGCAAACAACACTACTACCACACCAACACCGAACGAAGCACCAGCGGATGTTGATTTGGAGGCAATTTCTTCCAGTTCAACCGATATCGAAGACAATGCATCGCAACTCGAGCCAATTGACAGACCTCTCAGCAAGATTGGCACAAACCTCGCTGCGGCGCTTACAG GACCGAATGATCCACTGAATCCAAGGAACTGGTCTCTCACCAAAAGAGTGTTTTGCACTCTAAATGTCGGCATTATTGCACTTGTGGTGGGAATGGCGGCATCCATCGACTCGGCAGTTATCTCTCGGGCAGCACAAGAATTCGGTGTCAGCGAAGTTGCTGAAGCTCTTGCAACAGGCTTG TTCCTTGCCGGTTTTGGCTTTGGCGCTCTCATCGCTGGTCCCATGTCGGAAACGGTCGGTCGCAACCCCGTCTACTTCGGTTCCTTGGCGATTTATatgctcttcatcatggGAGCCGGTTTATCGAAGAATTTGGGAGGACAACTGGTGTGTCGTTTCTTTGCTGGTTTCTTTGGAGAGTCACCTTTGTCGACTGTTGGTGGATCCATCAGCGACTTGTGGGATCCCATGAACCGCTTGATTGCGTTTCCGATATTCGCAA CTGCTGGACTAATGGGTCCTATCATGGGACCAATCGTTGGTGGCTGGATCTCCCAATCACACGACGTATCCTGGCGTTGGACCGAATGGGTTACCATCATCGTCTCTGGAGCCCTTCTCATCTCGCTGCTCCTTTTCCAACCCGAAACTTATGAGCCAATCCTGCTACAGTGGAAAGCGAGCCACCTCCGTCGACTGACAGGAGATAAGCGCTATGTGTCTGCAGCAGAAATCCAGCATGTGACATTTAGTGCTCGCATGTTGACGGCTGTGAAGCGGCCATTCATCATGACTATTCAGGAACCAACCATTATGCTGTGGACCGGATATTTGACTGTCGTCTATCTGATGCTGTTTGGGTTCTTGGATGGCTACACATTTGTCTTTCAGAAGACATATAACCTCTCAGACGGAATCACCGGTATACTATTCATCGGCATCGGTGTTGGCCTCGTTCTGTCTTCAGCAACCCTTACACCATTACTATACAGATGGGCAAAGCAGGAATTCGCAAAGCTACAAGCCGAAAAGCCCGGAGAAAATGCCCGCATCCCACCCGAATTCTTCCTCTGGTACGCCCTCATCGGCGCACCCGCTATCcccatctccttcttctggatGGGCTGGACAGCGTATCCTCACATCAGCATCTGGTCGCCTATCCTAGCCTCTGTGCTTTTCGGcttcggcatcttctccgtctttgtgtcaacatacatgtatctcATCGACACGTATGAGGTTTACGCGGCTAGTGCACTGACGATGATTACGCTGGTGCGATATGTCGCTTCGGGAGGAATGATTGAGATATCGATTCCCATGTATAAGAACCTGGGCATTCATTGGGCTTTGACCATGTTGGGTCTCATCGCCCTCGTGTTTACGACTGTGCCCTACGCTTTTTACAGATTTGGTCCTTGGATTCGGTCGAAGA GATATGATATATTCATAGTAAAATCCCTGTGCGAGCGTGCGCTAGACATACTCACACGATAG